A portion of the Lolium rigidum isolate FL_2022 chromosome 1, APGP_CSIRO_Lrig_0.1, whole genome shotgun sequence genome contains these proteins:
- the LOC124705477 gene encoding probable sugar phosphate/phosphate translocator At1g06470, whose translation MAEAGADAALAAAPAEVVSPRSTYFRQRSMHAPDLDRKAFDVENPPAPSAVCVGGLRPSESVAKLESLERAERAALAPAVVLKTAFYILVWYTFSTCLTLYNKTLLGDKLGKFPAPLLMNTVHFALQAALSKIILLFQAKGIDAAVDMSWKDYFMRVVPTALGTALDINLSNASLVFITVTFATMCKSASPIFLLLFAFAFRLESPSIKLLGIIVVISIGVLLTVARETDFDFWGFIFVTLAAVMSGFRWSMTQILLQKDSYGLKDPITLMSHVTPVMAIATMVLSLLLDPWSDFRKNTYFDNPWHVMRSILLMLIGGSLAFFMVLTEYILVSATSAITVTIAGVVKESVTILVAVFYFHDAFTWLKGVGLITIMIGVSLFNWYKYDKFKRGQINEDGVTSPSFSGDAKYIILDDSEYHDEFLDEDT comes from the exons ATGGCCGAGGCGGGCGCGGACGCCGCCCTGGCCGCCGCGCCCGCGGAGGTCGTGTCCCCGCGATCCACCTACTTCCGGCAGCGGAGCATGCACGCCCCGGATCTGGACCGCAAGGCCTTCGACGTGGAGAACCCGCCGGCACCCTCCGCCGTCTGCGTAGGCGGGCTGCGGCCCAGCGAGTCCGTCGCCAAGCTGGAGTCGCTGGAGCGGGCGGAGCGCGCCGCGCTGGCGCCGGCGGTCGTGCTCAAGACGGCCTTCTACATCCTCGTCTGGTACACCTTCAGCACCTGCCTCACCCT ATACAATAAGACGCTGCTGGGGGACAAGCTGGGCAAGTTCCCGGCGCCGCTGCTGATGAACACTGTGCACTTCGCGCTGCAGGCCGCGCTATCCAAGATCATCCTGCTCTTCCAGGCCAAGGGGATCGACGCTGCGGTCGACATGAGCTGGAAGGATTACTTCATGAGAG TCGTCCCAACTGCTCTGGGAACCGCCTTGGACATTAACCTGAGCAACGCGTCTCTGGTGTTCATCACGGTCACATTCGCTACCATG TGCAAATCAGCCTCGCCGATATTCCTTTTGCTATTCGCCTTTGCATTTAG GTTGGAGAGCCCCAGCATCAAGCTTCTAGGAATCATAGTTGTCATTTCTATTGGTGTTCTGTTGACAG TTGCCAGGGAGACCGACTTCGACTTCTGGGGCTTCATTTTTGTGACACTTGCTGCTGTTATGTCAGGATTCCGCTGGTCCATGACTCAGATTCTGTTGCAA AAAGATAGCTACG gcttaaaagatCCAATTACCCTGATGAGTCATGTTACCCCAGTGATGGCCATAGCCACCATGGTACTATCTCTCCTGTTGGATCCTTGGAGTGATTTTCGGAAGAATACATATTTTGATAACCCGTGGCACGTCATGCGCAGTATCTTACTTATGCTAATCGGAGGAAGCCTGGCCTTTTTCATG GTGTTGACGGAGTATATACTTGTTTCAGCAACAAGTGCCATAACTGTGACAATAGCTGGGGTAGTAAAAGAATCTGTAACAATCTTG GTTGCAGTATTTTATTTCCATGATGCATTTACTTGGTTGAAAGGGGTTGGTCTTATCACTATTATGATTGGTGTTAGCTTATTCAATTGGTACAA ATATGACAAATTCAAAAGGGGTCAGATAAATGAGGATGGAGTCACTTCACCTTCATTTAGTGGAGATGCCAAATACATCATTCTAGATGACTCGGAATATCATGATGAGTTTCTGGATGAAGATACATAA